AATAGCGAGGCAGATGCAATTGCGTTCAAGTCGATGAGGTTTTCAACATAGCCAAGCAATTGCAAGACGATAGCAAAAACGTAACCGGCAATAATGCCCAATAAAATTGGGATGACTTTAATCAACCCGCGTCCAAAAATTGTGAAGATAATTGCGGCAATCAATGTAAAAATGGCGATTGGCCAGTTTTTGGAAGCCATGTCATTGACCGCCACACCTGCCAAGCTAAGTCCGATAATCATTACAACCGGGCCAACCACTATGTTGGGAACATATTTATGGATAAAATCAGTTCCAAAGGCTTTGATAATGAAATAAACTAGCACATAAACCAAGCCGGCAATGATAGCTCCCCCCATAGCGGCGGAAAAGTTGTGCTGTTCTTTGACGAACAAGGCCAAGGGAGCAATAAAGGCGAACGAGGAGCCTAGGTAAGCAGGTACTTTATTTTTGGTGAAAAAATGGAAAAGTAGGGTGCCGATACCTGAAGTCAAAAGAGCGACGGAAGGACTTAGTCCGGTCAAAAAAGGAACTAACACTGTTGCGCCGAACATGGCAAAAACGTGTTGAACAGCTAATGGCAAAGCCCTGCTAAAAGATGGTTTTTCAGTAATCCCGATGTGACTCATTGTGATTTCCTCCTTATAATAGTGTACCCCGGAGAAAAAATAAAACTCCTTGCGGAAGACTAACAAGGAGTAAATAACGGTAAAAATCTGTATTTCTCCCTTATTAGTTTCTCCGAACTAATTTAAAGGGTACATTTTTATTAGATTCCTTTGAGAGAATAGCAAAAATGCCCGGAGTTTGTCAATAATATTTTTTCAAAAGCCAACAGAAATTTCCACGGAACCCTAGTTGACAACTTCAATTGCAGGCTTTATAATTCTAATTCCGGAAGCAATTTTAATACAATAGGGCTTTGGAATCACAAGATGATCGCGCAAAGCTAACGCTTTGTGAGGAAAGTCCTGGCTGGCGCAAGCTGCGATGCGATTTACGCAAGGTGTGGAGCCTGCTTGCAGGGAAGGTGCTTGACGCAAGTCAAGGTAGGGCAACCTAACGGCGGGGAAAATATCTCTTTGAGGTATGACTACCCATAAAGTGCTATAGTGACGATGCTACCTGGCGACAGGTAGAGTGAGACGACGTAAACCCCGCCTTGCCAGAAACCCTCTGAGAGGGGAACTTTCCAATGGGAATTGAACCGGAGGAAAGCGCGGCAAAAGCCGTGAGAAAGATGATCATCCACGACAGAACCAGGCTTATCGTGATTCCAGAGTGAAAAATATGGCGGTGTAGCTCAGCTGGTCAGAGCATACGGTTCATACCCGT
This region of Zhaonella formicivorans genomic DNA includes:
- a CDS encoding solute carrier family 23 protein, yielding MSHIGITEKPSFSRALPLAVQHVFAMFGATVLVPFLTGLSPSVALLTSGIGTLLFHFFTKNKVPAYLGSSFAFIAPLALFVKEQHNFSAAMGGAIIAGLVYVLVYFIIKAFGTDFIHKYVPNIVVGPVVMIIGLSLAGVAVNDMASKNWPIAIFTLIAAIIFTIFGRGLIKVIPILLGIIAGYVFAIVLQLLGYVENLIDLNAIASASLLQNPTAVYAKDFAGQVWSIFGFNLPVPIFSVAAILTIAPIAFVTIIEDLGHIFVIGNVTEQDMIKDPGFDRVLLGNGLATAAAALFGGPPSTTYGENIGVLAITKVYSSWVIRIAAVIAILLSFSGVLNALLLSIPVAVMGGISILLFGMIAAAGMRTMIEAKTDLSKTKNLIIVAIILIIGIGSGKVGYATLAGILLNLILPNE